One window of the Eucalyptus grandis isolate ANBG69807.140 chromosome 6, ASM1654582v1, whole genome shotgun sequence genome contains the following:
- the LOC104448512 gene encoding protein IQ-DOMAIN 1 isoform X3 gives MFILPAQAKVMGPGNCFRSLKKAKEGTSRQAKVEVCAAKSNGSKQDSQRKWGIPGKRVEDTAATRIQAAFRAFLARRTLYRLRCAVRFQSLTHGLPVTEQVSTALSYLHSWSRIQTEIRARRINMVTEARMRQKRLEDQLKFEAKLQKLELEWCGGPGTKEDILAKIQQREAAAAKRERTLAYAFSHQWRANSSHYLSRPSYCLVKECWGWSWLEHWIATRPWEIRPQSYSTEMMAKQLGKSAKPCITQRSKQLQLYY, from the exons ATGTTCATATTACCAGCGCAAGCAAAAG TGATGGGTCCTGGTAACTGCTTTAGGAGTCTCAAGAAAGCGAAGGAGGGAACTTCCAGACAAGCGAAG GTGGAAGTTTGCGCTGCCAAGTCCAATGGGTCCAAGCAGGATTCACAAAGAAAATGGGGTATTCCTGGAAAGCGGGTTGAAGATACTGCCGCAACTAGGATTCAAGCTGCATTTCGTGCATTTCTG GCTAGAAGGACACTGTACCGTCTGAGATGTGCAGTGAGGTTCCAAAGCTTGACTCATGGTCTACCCGTGACAGAGCAAGTGTCGACTGCACTTAGCTATTTGCATTCGTGGAGCAGGATCCAAACCGAGATTAGAGCTCGACGAATTAACATGGTCACTGAGGCACGCATGAGGCAAAAGAGACTAGAAGATCAGTTGAAGTTTGAAGCCAAGCTCCAGAAGCTAGAG CTCGAATGGTGTGGAGGCCCCGGAACCAAGGAGGATATCCTTGCAAAGATACAGCAAAgagaagcagcagcagccaAGCGGGAGAGAACCCTGGCATACGCCTTCTCTCATCAG TGGAGGGCTAACTCCAGCCACTATCTCAGTCGACCCTCTTATTGTCTAGTCAAAGAATGTTGGGGTTGGAGCTGGTTGGAACATTGGATTGCTACCCGGCCCTGGGAAATCCGACCTCAGTCATATTCAACTGAAATGATGGCGAAGCAGCTTGGCAAATCGGCAAAGCCTTGTATTACCCAAAGGTCAAAACAGCTTCAATTGTACTACTGA
- the LOC104448512 gene encoding protein IQ-DOMAIN 1 isoform X1, translating into MFILPAQAKGARASPFSTLMGPGNCFRSLKKAKEGTSRQAKVEVCAAKSNGSKQDSQRKWGIPGKRVEDTAATRIQAAFRAFLARRTLYRLRCAVRFQSLTHGLPVTEQVSTALSYLHSWSRIQTEIRARRINMVTEARMRQKRLEDQLKFEAKLQKLELEWCGGPGTKEDILAKIQQREAAAAKRERTLAYAFSHQWRANSSHYLSRPSYCLVKECWGWSWLEHWIATRPWEIRPQSYSTEMMAKQLGKSAKPCITQRSKQLQLYY; encoded by the exons ATGTTCATATTACCAGCGCAAGCAAAAGGTGCCAGAGCTTCTCCATTCTCAACCT TGATGGGTCCTGGTAACTGCTTTAGGAGTCTCAAGAAAGCGAAGGAGGGAACTTCCAGACAAGCGAAG GTGGAAGTTTGCGCTGCCAAGTCCAATGGGTCCAAGCAGGATTCACAAAGAAAATGGGGTATTCCTGGAAAGCGGGTTGAAGATACTGCCGCAACTAGGATTCAAGCTGCATTTCGTGCATTTCTG GCTAGAAGGACACTGTACCGTCTGAGATGTGCAGTGAGGTTCCAAAGCTTGACTCATGGTCTACCCGTGACAGAGCAAGTGTCGACTGCACTTAGCTATTTGCATTCGTGGAGCAGGATCCAAACCGAGATTAGAGCTCGACGAATTAACATGGTCACTGAGGCACGCATGAGGCAAAAGAGACTAGAAGATCAGTTGAAGTTTGAAGCCAAGCTCCAGAAGCTAGAG CTCGAATGGTGTGGAGGCCCCGGAACCAAGGAGGATATCCTTGCAAAGATACAGCAAAgagaagcagcagcagccaAGCGGGAGAGAACCCTGGCATACGCCTTCTCTCATCAG TGGAGGGCTAACTCCAGCCACTATCTCAGTCGACCCTCTTATTGTCTAGTCAAAGAATGTTGGGGTTGGAGCTGGTTGGAACATTGGATTGCTACCCGGCCCTGGGAAATCCGACCTCAGTCATATTCAACTGAAATGATGGCGAAGCAGCTTGGCAAATCGGCAAAGCCTTGTATTACCCAAAGGTCAAAACAGCTTCAATTGTACTACTGA
- the LOC104448513 gene encoding transcription factor TCP4, translating to MGDNHHPQQAAATSSRLGMRRGGGGAGEIVEVQGGHIVRSTGRKDRHSKVCTAKGPRDRRVRLSAHTAIQFYDVQDRLGYDRPSKAVDWLIKKAKTAIDELAELPAWKPTATAAATRHPQATDERESPVDIHQAAVDAAADDIRNLQQQQQQQQQQQINSHHQSNPNTTSFLPPSLDSDSIADTIKSFFPMGVNPADAPPPPPSSVQFQSYHHHHQHPPDLLSRTSSQSQDLRLSLQSFQDPVLLRPQSHDHHVVFSGTPQLGFDSSPAASLWPSEHTHHNTNPASDIGRYHRIAPWSVGGSNGGGGGGGFMFSPPPPEAATAAAQPLFGQGQLFTQRGPLQSSNLPVIRAWIDPTLSSSDHHHQMQHSIHPISPSGFASGVFPGYHIPARIQGQDGEHDGILDKPSSASSDSHH from the coding sequence atgggagACAACCACCATCCCCAACAGGCGGCCGCTACTTCTTCACGATTGGGAATGAggagaggcggcggcggtgcaGGAGAGATCGTGGAGGTCCAAGGAGGCCACATTGTTCGGTCCACCGGGAGGAAGGACCGGCACAGCAAGGTGTGCACCGCCAAGGGGCCGAGGGACCGCCGCGTGCGGCTGTCGGCCCACACCGCCATCCAGTTCTATGACGTCCAGGACCGGCTCGGTTACGACCGCCCGAGCAAGGCCGTGGACTGGCTCATCAAGAAGGCCAAAACCGCCATTGACGAGCTCGCCGAGCTCCCTGCTTGGAAGcctaccgccaccgccgccgcgaCCCGTCATCCGCAGGCAACGGATGAGCGGGAGAGCCCGGTGGATATCCACCAGGCGGCTGTGGACGCGGCGGCGGACGATATCCGAAAtttgcagcagcagcagcagcagcagcagcagcaacaaatCAACAGCCACCACCAGAGCAACCCCAACACCACCAGCTTCCTACCTCCATCTCTGGACTCGGACTCCATCGCCGACACAATCAAGTCGTTCTTCCCGATGGGCGTCAACCCTGCCGACGCCCCACCGCCACCACCGTCGTCCGTGCAGTTCCAGagctaccaccaccaccaccaacaccCACCGGATTTGTTGTCAAGAACCAGTAGCCAGAGCCAAGATCTTCGCCTCTCCCTGCAATCGTTCCAAGACCCTGTCTTGCTGCGACCCCAGTCGCACGACCATCATGTCGTCTTCTCCGGAACTCCGCAGCTAGGGTTTGATTCGTCGCCCGCCGCTTCTCTGTGGCCTTCCGAGCACACCCACCACAACACCAACCCAGCTTCAGACATCGGAAGGTACCACAGGATTGCGCCGTGGAGCGTAGGCGGAAGCAAcggtggcggaggcggcggcgggttCATGTTctccccgccgccgcctgaGGCGGCCACAGCGGCGGCGCAGCCGCTGTTTGGCCAAGGCCAGCTTTTCACACAGAGGGGACCCCTTCAGTCCAGTAACTTGCCCGTGATTCGTGCTTGGATCGACCCGACACTATCATCGTCCGATCATCATCACCAAATGCAGCATTCCATCCATCCAATTTCACCCTCCGGATTTGCGTCCGGCGTGTTCCCCGGGTATCACATTCCGGCACGGATCCAAGGGCAAGACGGAGAGCACGACGGCATTCTCGACAAGCCGTCCTCTGCTTCCTCCGATTCCCACCATTGA
- the LOC104448512 gene encoding protein IQ-DOMAIN 1 isoform X2, whose amino-acid sequence MFILPAQAKGARASPFSTLMGPGNCFRSLKKAKEGTSRQAKVEVCAAKSNGSKQDSQRKWGIPGKRVEDTAATRIQAAFRAFLVRRTLYRLRCAVRFQSLTHGLPVTEQVSTALSYLHSWSRIQTEIRARRINMVTEARMRQKRLEDQLKFEAKLQKLELEWCGGPGTKEDILAKIQQREAAAAKRERTLAYAFSHQWRANSSHYLSRPSYCLVKECWGWSWLEHWIATRPWEIRPQSYSTEMMAKQLGKSAKPCITQRSKQLQLYY is encoded by the exons ATGTTCATATTACCAGCGCAAGCAAAAGGTGCCAGAGCTTCTCCATTCTCAACCT TGATGGGTCCTGGTAACTGCTTTAGGAGTCTCAAGAAAGCGAAGGAGGGAACTTCCAGACAAGCGAAG GTGGAAGTTTGCGCTGCCAAGTCCAATGGGTCCAAGCAGGATTCACAAAGAAAATGGGGTATTCCTGGAAAGCGGGTTGAAGATACTGCCGCAACTAGGATTCAAGCTGCATTTCGTGCATTTCTGGTACG AAGGACACTGTACCGTCTGAGATGTGCAGTGAGGTTCCAAAGCTTGACTCATGGTCTACCCGTGACAGAGCAAGTGTCGACTGCACTTAGCTATTTGCATTCGTGGAGCAGGATCCAAACCGAGATTAGAGCTCGACGAATTAACATGGTCACTGAGGCACGCATGAGGCAAAAGAGACTAGAAGATCAGTTGAAGTTTGAAGCCAAGCTCCAGAAGCTAGAG CTCGAATGGTGTGGAGGCCCCGGAACCAAGGAGGATATCCTTGCAAAGATACAGCAAAgagaagcagcagcagccaAGCGGGAGAGAACCCTGGCATACGCCTTCTCTCATCAG TGGAGGGCTAACTCCAGCCACTATCTCAGTCGACCCTCTTATTGTCTAGTCAAAGAATGTTGGGGTTGGAGCTGGTTGGAACATTGGATTGCTACCCGGCCCTGGGAAATCCGACCTCAGTCATATTCAACTGAAATGATGGCGAAGCAGCTTGGCAAATCGGCAAAGCCTTGTATTACCCAAAGGTCAAAACAGCTTCAATTGTACTACTGA
- the LOC104448511 gene encoding uncharacterized protein LOC104448511 codes for MAQEDQTQKCSNSSSGGNITIGSNNSIRSSKKHKQKKAPQRGLGVAQLEKIRIEEQQKRDATTIFPSPATISRSGSCFLPAPLTNYHVQGDFMPPNSIFRPVPPHPVQNVEVPSAGAFPLVNRARGCGLEIDRQSGAMIVPEHFPYMWNFPEYGGEIKTSLVDPGSQLCSRPSLPMDSGWPSLGPARKVQYDYPTLLTKASPVTSSAPSLNYQMEPPSNQSHHGNYFPALPLEEKMIGVKRSYPFSLENPPAPYYPFRLPVLGHSNSTPDEPHSRGNGNFSFREGPSCPPLVLEPNMSKSIKSSGTMGGEFLTLGPPATSTPLELKQPSALLTLNDQNVPDFESRAHEGFQEGLGFRQASNWRYQENPRYNFLPPSMVPNNQANTHMNNCDSDPGASIDLNLKL; via the exons ATGGCACAAGAAGACCAAACCCAAAAGTGTAGTAATAGTAGTAGTGGGGGTAATATCACTATTGGAAGCAACAACAGCATTAGGTCCTCCAAGAAGCACAAGCAAAAGAAAGCCCCACAGAGAGGCCTTGGTGTGGCACAGTTGGAGAAAATCAGGATTGAGGAGCAGCAGAAGAGAGATGCCACCACGATATTCCCGTCCCCGGCGACGATTTCTAGGAGTGGTTCGTGTTTCTTGCCAGCTCCTCTCACGAATTATCATGTCCAAGGCGATTTCATGCCGCCAAACTCTATATTCCGACCAGTTCCCCCGCACCCAGTTCAGAATGTCGAGGTCCCCAGCGCCGGCGCCTTTCCATTGGTGAACCGGGCAAGAGGTTGCGGCCTCGAGATTGATAGGCAGTCTGGTGCAATGATAGTGCCCGAGCACTTCCCTTATATGTGGAATTTCCCCGAGTACGGTGGTGAAATTAAGACCTCTTTGGTGGATCCCGGATCGCAGTTGTGCTCAAGACCGAGTTTACCTATGGATTCCGGTTGGCCTTCCCTTGGACCGGCGCGAAAAGTGCAATATGATTACCCTACTTTGCTG ACGAAGGCATCACCAGTTACTTCTTCAGCACCTTCCCTCAATTATCAGATGGAGCCCCCTTCAAACCAAAGTCATCATGGCAATTATTTCCCAGCTTTGCCTCTGGAAGAGAAG ATGATCGGCGTGAAGAGGTCATATCCCTTCTCTCTAGAAAATCCACCAGCCCCCTACTACCCATTCAGACTCCCTGTACTTGGCCATTCGAATAGCACACCTGATGAACCACACTCACGTGGCAATGGCAATTTCAG TTTCAGAGAAGGTCCTTCATGCCCTCCCCTGGTATTGGAACCGAATATGTCGAAAAGCATAAAAAGCAGTGGAACTATGGGTGGAGAGTTCCTTACTCTTGGCCCTCCAGCAACATCAACTCCGCTAGAATTGAAGCAGCCTTCGGCTTTGCTAACATTGAATGATCAGAATGTTCCTGATTTTGAATCGCGAGCCCATGAA GGATTTCAAGAGGGTCTAGGTTTCCGTCAAGCATCGAACTGGAGGTATCAGGAAAACCCTCGCTACAACTTTCTCCCACCATCAATGGTACCGAATAACCAAGCAAATACGCACATGAACAATTGCGACAGCGATCCTGGGGCAAGTATCGATCTCAATCTGAAATTATAA
- the LOC120294325 gene encoding pentatricopeptide repeat-containing protein At1g34160-like: MHLPLPHQAAPSPSAGHRPIPVDQRPHEARQARNLAFRRPLFATRVFHRILRPSMNDFNAILGASPSPEPAAPVSWYRSMLRGSRGRRALLLLRLEGLHARPRDLRGDAAALPSGAFRVFDEMPVRDIASWNALISGLAQGHRPTEAISLYKRMKEEGLKPNEVTVIGALSACSQLGATREGGRVHDYITEEKLDQNVQAVKRNPKNPLGDINLPSLMESATFISGIVKGEREKYSDPPP; the protein is encoded by the exons ATGCACCTCCCTCTCCCGCATCAAGCAGCTCCAAGCCCATCTGCTGGTCATCGGCCAATTCCAGTCGACCAACGCCCGCACGAGGCTCGTCAAGCTCGCAATCTCGCCTTCCGGCGACCTCTCTTCGCGACCCGTGTTTTCCACCGCATCCTCCGCCCCTCCATGAACGACTTCAACGCCATCCTCGGGGCATCGCCCAGCCCCGAGCCCGCCGCGCCCGTCTCTTGGTACCGCTCCATGCTGCGCGGCTCCCGGGGTCGACGCGCTCTCTTGCTCCTTCGCCTTGAAGGCTTGCACGCGCGCCCTCGCGATCTCCGAGGCGATGCAGCTGCACTCCCAAGTGGTGCGTTTCGG gtgttcgatgaaatgcctgtGAGAGATATTGCCTCGTGGAACGCGTTGATTTCCGGGCTAGCTCAGGGCCATCGACCCACTGAGGCTATATCTTTGTATAAGAGGATGAAAGAGGAAGGCTTGAAGCCTAATGAAGTAACGGTTATTGGTGCTCTTTCTGCGTGCTCGCAGCTGGGAGCCACGCGAGAAGGTGGAAGGGTTCATGACTACATAACGGAGGAGAAGCTTGATCAGAATGTCCAA GCTGTCAAAAGAAACCCAAAGAACCCTCTCGGAGATATTAATCTCCCCTCTCTGATGGAATCTGCCACCTTCATCAGTGGCATCgtcaagggagagagagagaaatactCTGATCCACCACCTTGA